In Bufo gargarizans isolate SCDJY-AF-19 chromosome 6, ASM1485885v1, whole genome shotgun sequence, a single genomic region encodes these proteins:
- the LOC122941979 gene encoding stress response protein nst1-like, which produces MDLRPTVDSLEPSGESSSDGSETPAVFSPAISPEPTPAEDPEESSQGQHQQQPSPARVRQPHRRRPRQVPPSTSVPESREVIDARVIDFLAQRRSDGVEEKMLRGLAPLLKKVPEPDHNACVASIAVVMKMFAIPNHGDILGRLNNWMVDLENEGQPQVAGQFGRERQPTQAPSFAPHPQYGPPHGHMQGASQAIFQGSLPTVPQQQAQGRPRSSFPAGSFTQDLFEL; this is translated from the exons ATggacttgaggcc tactgtggacagtctggaacccTCTGGGGAGTCGTCTTCTGATGGAAGTGAAACCCCAGCTGTTTTTTCCCCTGCAATTAGTCCCGAACCGACGCCAGCAGAGGACCCGGAGGAATCGTCACAGGGccagcaccaacaacagcccagtcCAGCCCGTGTCAGGCAGCCGCACCGAAGACGCCcccgccaagtccctccctccacctctgtgccagagagtcgggaGGTTATTGACGCACGCGTCATTGATTTTCTGGCACAGAGGCGGAGTGACGGAGTGGAGGAGAAAATGCTTCGCGGATTGGCGCCCCTTCTGAAAAAAGTGCCGGAACCTGATCACAATGCATGCGTGGCTTCAATTGCTGTGGTCATGAAGATGTTCGCCATCCCAAATCATGGGGACATACTGGGCCGTTTGAACAACTGGATGGTGGATCTTGAAAATGAGGGGCAACCCCAAGTGGCCGGCCAATTTGGACGGGAAAGGCAACCAACTCAGGCGCCTTCTTTTGCCCCACACCCCCAGTACGGGCCACCCCATGGCCATATGCAAGGGGCATCACAGGCCATTTTCCAGGGCAGTTTGCCCACTGTCCCACAACAGCAGGCTCAAGGAAGGCCACGGTCCTCCTTTCCGGCAGGGTCTTTCACTCAGGACCTCTTTGagttatga